In the genome of Sorangium aterium, one region contains:
- a CDS encoding tetratricopeptide repeat protein: protein MKTTMAHASDEERWIAIVAAEGRGAPIGPEDAAFRSRYEEAHPELADEAALWADLGRLGARRGGASGPVDDDALAARILAQIADEAGAQRVPAPEERPRRRAIVRRGIAGTFAGVALAATILAALAAELMSRRDVAPPPPRAPDAAPAQASAGIEAPPRSLDIQPAATAPAPKEPPVAGVVEAAGAAAAPRAGTAREGHRGEARPGPSADELLRDAQLALAAGRDADASAAYLALLARHPGSPEARVALVSLGRLSLSGGDPATALGYFERYLASGRGGLGVEARYGRVEALRQLGRESDERAAIDDFLSRHGDSVYAARLRARAEGAAER, encoded by the coding sequence GTGAAGACCACCATGGCCCATGCCTCGGACGAGGAGCGCTGGATCGCGATCGTCGCAGCCGAAGGTCGCGGGGCGCCGATCGGGCCCGAGGACGCCGCGTTCCGCAGCCGCTACGAGGAGGCTCACCCGGAGCTCGCCGACGAAGCCGCGCTCTGGGCCGACCTCGGCCGGCTCGGCGCGCGGCGCGGCGGGGCTTCCGGCCCCGTGGACGACGACGCCCTGGCCGCGCGGATCCTCGCGCAGATCGCCGACGAGGCCGGGGCGCAGCGCGTCCCTGCGCCAGAGGAGCGCCCCAGGCGGCGCGCGATCGTGCGCCGCGGGATCGCGGGCACCTTCGCCGGCGTCGCGCTCGCGGCGACAATCCTGGCCGCGCTCGCGGCCGAGCTCATGAGCCGCCGCGACGTGGCGCCCCCGCCCCCGCGCGCGCCAGACGCGGCGCCCGCGCAGGCCAGCGCCGGGATCGAGGCGCCGCCGCGCTCCCTCGACATCCAGCCCGCCGCCACGGCGCCCGCGCCGAAGGAGCCGCCCGTCGCGGGCGTGGTGGAGGCTGCCGGCGCGGCGGCCGCTCCGAGGGCAGGGACAGCGCGCGAGGGCCACCGCGGCGAGGCGCGCCCCGGTCCGAGCGCCGACGAGCTGCTGCGCGACGCGCAGCTGGCGCTCGCCGCCGGCCGCGACGCCGATGCGTCGGCCGCGTACCTCGCGCTGCTCGCGCGCCATCCGGGCAGCCCGGAGGCGCGCGTCGCGCTCGTGTCGCTCGGCCGGCTCTCGCTCTCGGGCGGAGATCCCGCCACGGCCCTCGGCTATTTCGAGCGTTACCTCGCGTCCGGGCGCGGCGGGCTCGGCGTCGAGGCGCGCTACGGCCGCGTCGAGGCCCTGCGCCAGCTCGGGCGCGAGAGCGACGAGCGGGCCGCGATCGACGACTTCCTCTCACGCCACGGCGACAGCGTCTATGCCGCCCGGCTGCGCGCCCGCGCCGAGGGCGCTGCCGAGCGCTGA
- a CDS encoding RNA polymerase sigma factor: MSVRVTEGSRAHQAEGPLVSSIDLERTRRAGAGDPAAQAWLVARLLPGVRQVAQAFLRRSADADDAAQLATLAILRAAPAYRGEAAIEGWARRIAVRTVLRYLRAVRRRDAPIAGDLSDAEEVPASSRGSAQEALPRHVRDYLGELPEAQREALILHHALEHTVDEIAEMTDVSPDTVRSRLRLGIAALRKRVRQDIAVGRRRSP; encoded by the coding sequence ATGAGTGTGCGCGTGACGGAGGGGTCGCGCGCTCACCAGGCCGAAGGTCCCCTCGTCTCCTCCATCGATCTCGAGCGGACCCGCCGCGCCGGGGCGGGTGATCCCGCGGCCCAGGCGTGGCTCGTGGCCAGGCTCCTCCCGGGCGTCCGTCAGGTCGCGCAGGCGTTCCTGCGGCGCTCGGCCGACGCGGACGACGCCGCGCAGCTGGCGACGCTCGCCATCCTGAGGGCCGCGCCCGCGTACCGCGGCGAGGCCGCCATCGAGGGCTGGGCGCGGCGCATCGCCGTGCGGACCGTGCTGCGGTACCTCCGCGCCGTGCGGCGGCGCGACGCCCCCATCGCAGGCGACCTGTCGGACGCCGAGGAGGTCCCGGCGTCGTCGCGCGGGAGCGCCCAGGAGGCGCTCCCCCGCCACGTGCGCGATTACCTGGGGGAGCTGCCCGAAGCCCAGCGCGAGGCGCTCATCCTGCACCACGCGCTCGAACACACCGTCGATGAGATCGCCGAGATGACCGACGTCAGCCCGGACACCGTGCGCAGCCGCCTGCGCCTCGGGATCGCCGCCCTGCGAAAGCGGGTCCGGCAGGACATCGCCGTCGGCCGGAGGAGATCGCCGTGA